The following proteins come from a genomic window of Peromyscus eremicus chromosome 23, PerEre_H2_v1, whole genome shotgun sequence:
- the Lhfpl7 gene encoding LHFPL tetraspan subfamily member 7 protein has translation MEVGVRAALGLSLTGMSGLSLVSPAWFQSPSFSYGVFTYCSWPQGDRWNQSCVTFGSPKDMPGLAWKVSAAMLLGGWVLLAVSALLLLAWALAPRRLYPGRGPGPTPMVQAAAAASTLVGLLVFPATLASPLAKEVCEGSCTYYSGTCQLSWGYTTAIFNTVLTSLLVVIRWPRMTAIQRTATPSSNDTRGITLVSE, from the exons ATGGAGGTCGGCGTGCGGGCTGCCCTAGGACTCTCTCTCACAGGCATGTCTGGCCTCAGCCTGGTCTCCCCTGCCTGGTTCCAGAGCCCTTCCTTCTCCTATGGTGTCTTTACGTACTGCTCCTGGCCACAGGGTGACCGCTGGAACCAGAGCTGTGTGACCTTTGGGTCCCCGAAGGACATGCCTGGCTTGGCCTGGAAG GTCTCGGCTGCAATGCTCCTGGGAGGTTGGGTCCTGCTGGCCGTTAGCGCTCTTCTCCTTCTGGCCTGGGCACTGGCCCCGAGAAGGTTGTATCCCGGGAGGGGCCCTGGTCCAACACCCATGGTGCAGGCAGCAGCAG CGGCCTCCACCCTTGTAGGTCTGCTGGTTTTTCCAGCCACTCTGGCTTCCCCATTAGCCAAAGAAGTCTGTGAAGGCTCCTGCACATACTACAGCGGAACATGCCAGCTGAGCTGGGGCTACACCACTGCCATCTTCAACACGGTCCTGACCAGCCTGCTTGTTGTCATCAGATGGCCTCGAATGACCGCAATCCAGAGGACAGCCACCCCCTCCTCTAATGACACTCGGGGAATCACTCTCGTGTCAGAATAA